The genomic segment GATCTCGATAGTGATCAAATAATCAACCGGTTcaattattatgaaaattcatGCAAAGGTTCATGTCTTGATCTTCGTCAAAATATTAGAACAAGTGTTgtctatttttattaaattttttataaatttctttaTCACTCATAATACGTAATAAATTcgttattcaaattttctttcataattcATATCACATAATAAATCTATTATCAAGTGAAACtcttcaattaaatttaaagcattacaataagtttaaaaattcatCACATAATAAATTCTTGTAAAAGGAAATGCTAAGTTAGATTAGCAAATTCTGAAAAAGTCTCTATACACAGTTGGTTCTTAAAAggcaacaaagaaagaaaagaaacagcTCGAAGCCACGAACCAAAAGTTTCAAGTACCAACTTTTGGTTTGgcctaaaagaaaaaaaaaaatcagaatcAGTAGTCTGTTAGTTGCATACACCTAAGAAGGAATATTTTCCATCGCAAACAAAATCTCAATTTCTTCGAAGACAAGTTTAGACTGATCCCTACAGttagaattaaactttttcatgtAAGAGCAGACCGATTCAACccaaaaaaaggagaaaattcAGCCGCCAAATTTTGACATCTAGGTTGGAGGTTAGCCattaattattttgcattGTAAATTAGTCACTTAAAGTCCTATCTGTGTCTAAATAGGCTCTTGGGGTGTAGTTTCGAAGGAAGACCTACGGCCTAGTCCATCAGTGGGTTGAGAAATCAGTCAACCAGGGGCTAACATTGTGGTTCATGGCCTGACTCTTGTGAGGTTTTTtctgtaaatttttattatgtaatggattaataaattaatccaACTTCAGACTAAGATATTACCAACAATAAGCCGAATTTAAACCTTGGGACATTCTTTCATATCCCCCAAAAAGTTCCAAAATCGAAGTAGCCAACGACCTAGCCAGCTTCCTCCCtacaattttaaaaccaaaaaaccaTCCCTTTCACTAACCAGAACAAGGCTCCCACGCGTCACACTTGCGTGTGGGATTTTCAAACCTCATTCCTTCTCTCCTTCACGGGGCATTTATAAAGAGCACCAAGCGGACAGCCTTGAGCAGCAACGATAACATCCCTCGGTACTACTGCAGCAAATAAACCCCATAAAACAAAGGCAAAAACCCCTCCAATCAAACATGTCCCCAACATTTATTTTCTCAATCCTCCTCTTTCAACTCCTCTTTGCCGCACAGCCATGTCACCGTGTCCTCACCTCCGCAGCCGATGGCCGGTGGCAGCTTCTACAGAAAAGCATTGGCGTCTCAGCCATGCACATGCAACTCCTTAGAAACGACCGTGTTGTCATGTTTGACAGAACTGATTTTGGCAAATCTAATCTGTCATTGCCAAATGGGAAATGCCTTACTAACTCAACTAACACAGCTCTCCCAGCAGATTGCACGGCTCATTCAGTTGAGTACAATGTTTTGACCAACGAGTTCAGGGCTCTCATGGTCCAAACCGACGTTTGGTGCTCTTCAGGCGCTATCATGCCTGATGGTAATTTGGTCCAGACCGGTGGTTTCAACAACGGTGAACGTAGGGTCAGGGTTTTTAGCCCATGCAGCACCTGCGATTGGCAAGAAATACCGAATAGATTGGCGGCCAAAAGATGGTATGCCTCCAACCATATTTTGCCAGATGGTAGACAGATTATTGTCGGTGGTCGGGGACAATTTAACTACGAGTTTATCCCTAAAACTTTTGCCGCCAACACGTTCAATTTGCCTTTCTTGTCGGAAACCAATGACCGTGGAGTAGAGAACAATCTCTatccttttgttttccttaATGTTGATGGAAACTTATTTATTTTCGCTAATAATCGAGCTATTCTGCTTGATTATGTGAACAATAAAGTTGTGAAGACGTATCCGACAATGCCAGGTGGCAATCCTAGAAGCTATCCGAGCACTGGTTCGGCTGTCTTGCTGCCATTGAAGAACTTGAAAGCTTCTGCTATTCAAGCTGAAGTTTTTGTTTGTGGGGGTGCTCCTAAAGGATCTTATGTCCAAGCCCTGAAAGGTAACTTCATCGGAGCGTTGAACACTTGCGCCAGGATGACAATAACCGATCCCAACCCACAGTGGGTCATGGAGACTATGCCCATGGCTAGAGTTATGAGTGACATGATTTTGCTTCCAAACGGTAAGGTTTTGATCATCAATGGGGCAGGTTCCGGATCAGCAGGATGGGAATTGGGTCGGGATCCGGTTTTAAGTCCAGTCATGTACCTGCCCGATCACGAAATTGGGTCACGGTTCGAGACACAAACCCCGACAACAATTCCTCGGATGTACCACTCAGCAGTAGTTTTACTTCGTGATGGGCGAGTTTTAGTTGGTGGAAGCAATCCCCACGCGTTTTACAACTTTACGGGGGTCCTTTTCCCTACTGAACTAAGTTTAGAGGCATTTTCTCCAGCATATATGGACGCTGAATTCAATGATTTGCGACCGACAATCGTTGCTCCGAAGTCAATGTTCGGGATTCAAATAAGGAAAAAGTTAAGTGTTCAAGTGGTGATCACGGGTAAAGTAGATCCAAATTTGGTTTCGGTAACAATGGTAGCACCATCTTTTACTACACATTCATTCTCCATGAATCAAAGGGTGCTCGATCTTGGAAATGACAATGTGACGGCTTCGGGGAATTCAACGTATAACATTGAGTACACGACGCCACGTTCCTATAATCTTGCGCCAGCAGgattttaccttttatttgTGGTTCATCAAGACATTCCAAGTCAGGCCATCTGGGTCAAATTACGGTaaaggaaaagcaaaagatTCATTCAAAATATCCAAAATAAAGGCTTGTATGTTCATAAAGGATTTGTTCCCGTCTGTACACTTGAcatagttatttttttatatcagCAATGTCTGTCGATTGCTTTCATAGAATTAGGATACCATGTTTTTGTAAACATTGTAATGTGGTAACAATGTTCATAAAGGATTGTAATGCATGTAGATTTCGATtgctttcatatttttttattcattgatTGGAAGTTGAATGTTTCTTAGAATTTACAGTTGTTTAGAAATGGTCTGCTCATAATTTTCAGGGTCGTGATGTGGGACTCTAGATTCTTGAAATGCATTATAAAACTAAGACAAGTTCGAAATCTACATTTATAAGCCTGAGCCAATCAAATACAAATTCAAGTAAGGAAAAGTCTGGTGAGCAAGAGATAAAGACATTTTGGGAATCGCATTTTGGGTTTTAAATGATCTGATTTCATCAATCTGAACACTGATCATATGCTTTGATAGTAACACAGCAGCTACCTAATCATTGAATTTCCTTTCCTAGTAAACCGTCATAAACAATAATCTTCAAAAGAAGCTAATCCCTTAGAAGCACCAATcttcaaaggaaaagaaacgTTGTTTCAtgacttaatttttatatctttttacataaatattcatatgtTAAGCACTTGGTTTATTGTAATAGCTAAAACTGTGAGAAGAACAAATGTCAACGCTTATATAAGCCCAGAAATAAATCTGTCTTAGTTGAAGGATTACCAAATTAGTGTTTCACTACTTTCCAGTGATAATCTTCTAGAATTAGACCAGCAGGCATCAGCTATCTATACCAAATACGTAGCATTTTCAAACACAAAAGGGCAAAATGTTCCCATTATCATAATTTTGACTTGTTGATGAGGATAATGTATAGAATTGGAAGCTGAAATCCCAGTTCCTAGTTGGGAACATCAAACACTTAATATCTATAAATCTCTGAGAGTATTTATTGGGTTAGGTTTATCAACCAGAAAAATTCTCttcacaaatattttatgtgttattttctttcttgcttCTTTGAAGAGAATAAGTTTCGTACACAACATTCTGAAGTCCTGATCAAAGTAACCTGAACTTATCAAGGGACAAGTAACGTGAGGAAAATGCAATGGGAAAACAAAAGAACGTTGCAGAATCTTGGGTGGCAAAGTATATCACATTCAATGCATAGAATGTAGCAAAGTCGAAGGTCTTGGTTTGTTTGTCCCCTTTAAACTAATGTTATACATAATTAAGAATAGCAAAACAGCTGAGAGACgacaaataaataaacagtTTTGTCAGGATTATTATAAAACATGAGAACACAAGAAAAGATTGCACAGCTCATAGAGGTTCCAATATTCCCAAACGTTTTAATTATTCATGAACACcgtatataatatatatagttttcatTTGCACATCTTGGGTTTGTCagctttggattttgattGCAATCGATATTTTGCCGTATCGAATTCCTCGGTTGACAAGGAACAAAGCACTTTCAGATTTGGAActgtttttttagtttttttttaatgaatacTATTCgagatatatataatatgaaatcaataataaacaaatcacgtataaataaaattaaagtattctgaaaacttaaatataaatatgatatCAAAATATATCTTATCTCTCTTCGTTGATTTTTACATAATTCATATCACATAATAagtttattatcttttaacaTATGTAAAAATTCacaatttattattaataaattttagattatatACTTGTCTTACAAATCCAACTTATAATAAATTCTTCTAAAAG from the Theobroma cacao cultivar B97-61/B2 chromosome 8, Criollo_cocoa_genome_V2, whole genome shotgun sequence genome contains:
- the LOC18591498 gene encoding aldehyde oxidase GLOX gives rise to the protein MSPTFIFSILLFQLLFAAQPCHRVLTSAADGRWQLLQKSIGVSAMHMQLLRNDRVVMFDRTDFGKSNLSLPNGKCLTNSTNTALPADCTAHSVEYNVLTNEFRALMVQTDVWCSSGAIMPDGNLVQTGGFNNGERRVRVFSPCSTCDWQEIPNRLAAKRWYASNHILPDGRQIIVGGRGQFNYEFIPKTFAANTFNLPFLSETNDRGVENNLYPFVFLNVDGNLFIFANNRAILLDYVNNKVVKTYPTMPGGNPRSYPSTGSAVLLPLKNLKASAIQAEVFVCGGAPKGSYVQALKGNFIGALNTCARMTITDPNPQWVMETMPMARVMSDMILLPNGKVLIINGAGSGSAGWELGRDPVLSPVMYLPDHEIGSRFETQTPTTIPRMYHSAVVLLRDGRVLVGGSNPHAFYNFTGVLFPTELSLEAFSPAYMDAEFNDLRPTIVAPKSMFGIQIRKKLSVQVVITGKVDPNLVSVTMVAPSFTTHSFSMNQRVLDLGNDNVTASGNSTYNIEYTTPRSYNLAPAGFYLLFVVHQDIPSQAIWVKLR